CGTCCAGCGCGCGGCCGGCGGCGGCATCTCGCGCGCGGCCGGCCGCGAGCGCCGCGGCCAGATCGCCGCCGGGGGTCCATCCTTCGAGCGCCAGCCCCGCCCGCGCGAACGGTCCCTCGGGCTGCGCATCGAGCGCCGCGCCGAGCGCTTCGACCAGCGCGGCGCGCGCCTCGGCGATCTCGGCGCCATGCTCCGCCATCTGCGCCTCGAGCGCCTCGAGCCAGGTCGGGTCGGCAGGCCGCTCGTCGGCGAGCAGCTTGTTGCGCGATCGCATCGCCGCCTCGTAGCGGCTGGCATGATGCGCGTGGCGTGGGCGCAGCGCGAGCACCAGCCGGTCGAGGAAGCGCCGCCGCCCGCTCGCCGATTCGACGAACAGCCGGTCCATCGCCGGGGTCAGCCACACGATCGACAGCCATTCTGAAAGCGTGGTCGCGGCCGCGGCCGCGCCGTTAACCCGAACCGCCCGGCGTTCCGGCGCTTGCGATGTCGTGCCGGTGCCGATGGTGATGCCGTCCCCGGCGGCACCGCCCGCGTCGACGAGCAGTGCCGACAAGGCGAAGCCGCCCGGCCCATCGCGCCGCGCCATATCCCCCAGCGGGGCCTGGCGCAGCCCGCGGCCGGGGGCGAGCAATGAGACCGCTTCGAGGATGTTGGTCTTGCCCGCGCCATTCTCTCCGGTGAGCACGACGAATCCGTCACCGGCCTCGATCGAGGCACCGGCATGATTGCGGAAGTCGGTGAGCGTCAGGCGCGCGAGCGGCATCGACCCCGCATAGGCGATTGCTTGCGCAACATAAAGAAAGGCCCGCCGCTCCTTGCTGGAGCGACGGGCCGAACTTC
The window above is part of the Sphingomonas sanxanigenens DSM 19645 = NX02 genome. Proteins encoded here:
- the recF gene encoding DNA replication/repair protein RecF (All proteins in this family for which functions are known are DNA-binding proteins that assist the filamentation of RecA onto DNA for the initiation of recombination or recombinational repair.); translated protein: MPLARLTLTDFRNHAGASIEAGDGFVVLTGENGAGKTNILEAVSLLAPGRGLRQAPLGDMARRDGPGGFALSALLVDAGGAAGDGITIGTGTTSQAPERRAVRVNGAAAAATTLSEWLSIVWLTPAMDRLFVESASGRRRFLDRLVLALRPRHAHHASRYEAAMRSRNKLLADERPADPTWLEALEAQMAEHGAEIAEARAALVEALGAALDAQPEGPFARAGLALEGWTPGGDLAAALAAGRARDAAAGRALDGPHRSDLAVTHRGKAQPAALCSTGEQKALLLGIVLAHADLVAADIGRRPLLLLDEVAAHLDPRRRAALFARLADGGGQVWMTGTEASLFAEIEGRATRLLVGDGGVMPA